Proteins co-encoded in one Ziziphus jujuba cultivar Dongzao chromosome 9, ASM3175591v1 genomic window:
- the LOC107427378 gene encoding uncharacterized protein LOC107427378 isoform X2, translating into MGKLRGLSHLLVTVFLSVFGSFMVLPAITDVTMLALCPGQDECSLAIYLTGFQQAIIGLGMVVMSPLIGNLSDKHGRKSLLTVPMTLAIIPLVILAFSRTTNFFYAYYIIRTLTAMVAGGAMECLTLAYVADNIAERERASAFGILAGVRSAAWVCGTLAARFLSTSSTFQLAALVSMIATVYMRIFLEESLPYEQQASDNLTQPIFKHADDEPNLVDEEDGQIQKTTMQIQAFKNIPSLQDVLCLLKTSKTFSQAAVVSFFQSLADGGIEATLLYFLKARFQFSKNQFADLMLITGIAGTISQLLFMPLMATAIGEEKLLSIGLLVGSANMFIYSISWSAWVPYVVSLFSSVAIFSYPTVRSIASKQFGANEQGKALGCISGISSFANIVSPLIFSSLTALFLSERAPINFPGFSIMCVGLALMIAFIQSTMITTAPVYN; encoded by the exons ATGGGCAAGTTAAGGGGTCTAAGTCACCTTTTAGTGACGGTGTTTCTGTCAGTGTTTGGTAGTTTCATGGTTCTTCCGGCCATCACCGATGTCACCATGTTGGCTCTGTGTCCTGGTCAAGACGAGTGCTCGCTTGCCATCTACCTCACCGGATTTCAACAGGCG ATCATCGGGTTGGGAATGGTGGTGATGTCCCCATTGATTGGGAACCTATCGGACAAGCACGGCAGGAAATCGCTGCTCACAGTACCAATGACCCTCGCCATAATTCCTCTAG TAATCCTAGCGTTTAGCCGAACAACCAACTTCTTTTATGCATACTATATAATCAGGACACTCACCGCCATGGTGGCCGGCGGTGCCATGGAATGCCTTACTCTTGCATATGtg GCAGATAACATAGCAGAGAGGGAGAGGGCATCAGCATTTGGAATTCTAGCTGGAGTACGTTCTGCAGCATGGGTTTGTGGAACATTAGCAGCTCGTTTCCTCTCCACTTCTTCAACGTTTCAATTGGCTGCTTTGGTATCCATGATTGCTACTGTGTATATGAGAATTTTCCTTGAAGAAAGCCTTCCATATGAGCAACAAGCTTCTGATAATCTCACCCAGCCCATCTTCAAACATGCTGATGATGAACCAAATTTAGTTGATGAAGAAGATGGCCAAATACAGAAAACCACCATGCAAATCCAGGCTTTTAAGAATATTCCATCATTGCAGGATGTGCTTTGCTTGCTCAAAACcag CAAGACATTTTCACAAGCAGCAGTCGTTTCATTTTTTCAAAGTCTTGCTGATGGTGGGATAGAAGCTACGTTGCTG TATTTCTTAAAGGCTCGTTTTCAATTCAGTAAGAATCAGTTTGCTGATCTGATGCTAATTACTGGGATTGCAGGCACCATTTCACAG CTGCTTTTCATGCCCCTGATGGCAACTGCTATTGGAGAGGAAAAATTGCTTTCAATTGGGCTCCTAGTGGGATCTGCAAAT ATGTTCATTTACAGCATATCATGGTCAGCTTGG GTTCCTTATGTTGTTTCACTATTCTCTTCCGTTGCTATCTTTTCATATCCAACG GTACGCAGCATTGCCTCAAAACAGTTTGGTGCTAATGAGCAG GGGAAAGCTCTAGGATGTATTTCAGGCATAAGTTCCTTCGCCAACATAGTTTCTCCCTTGATTTTTAGCTCCTTGACAG CTTTATTTCTTTCTGAGAGAGCACCGATTAATTTCCCTGGCTTCAGTATTATGTGCGTTGGGCTAGCATTG ATGATCGCTTTCATTCAAAGTACCATGATAACAACTGCACCAG TGTATAACTAA
- the LOC107427378 gene encoding uncharacterized protein LOC107427378 isoform X1 yields the protein MGKLRGLSHLLVTVFLSVFGSFMVLPAITDVTMLALCPGQDECSLAIYLTGFQQAIIGLGMVVMSPLIGNLSDKHGRKSLLTVPMTLAIIPLVILAFSRTTNFFYAYYIIRTLTAMVAGGAMECLTLAYVADNIAERERASAFGILAGVRSAAWVCGTLAARFLSTSSTFQLAALVSMIATVYMRIFLEESLPYEQQASDNLTQPIFKHADDEPNLVDEEDGQIQKTTMQIQAFKNIPSLQDVLCLLKTSKTFSQAAVVSFFQSLADGGIEATLLYFLKARFQFSKNQFADLMLITGIAGTISQLLFMPLMATAIGEEKLLSIGLLVGSANMFIYSISWSAWVPYVVSLFSSVAIFSYPTVRSIASKQFGANEQGKALGCISGISSFANIVSPLIFSSLTALFLSERAPINFPGFSIMCVGLALMIAFIQSTMITTAPGQRNGNNNVMEN from the exons ATGGGCAAGTTAAGGGGTCTAAGTCACCTTTTAGTGACGGTGTTTCTGTCAGTGTTTGGTAGTTTCATGGTTCTTCCGGCCATCACCGATGTCACCATGTTGGCTCTGTGTCCTGGTCAAGACGAGTGCTCGCTTGCCATCTACCTCACCGGATTTCAACAGGCG ATCATCGGGTTGGGAATGGTGGTGATGTCCCCATTGATTGGGAACCTATCGGACAAGCACGGCAGGAAATCGCTGCTCACAGTACCAATGACCCTCGCCATAATTCCTCTAG TAATCCTAGCGTTTAGCCGAACAACCAACTTCTTTTATGCATACTATATAATCAGGACACTCACCGCCATGGTGGCCGGCGGTGCCATGGAATGCCTTACTCTTGCATATGtg GCAGATAACATAGCAGAGAGGGAGAGGGCATCAGCATTTGGAATTCTAGCTGGAGTACGTTCTGCAGCATGGGTTTGTGGAACATTAGCAGCTCGTTTCCTCTCCACTTCTTCAACGTTTCAATTGGCTGCTTTGGTATCCATGATTGCTACTGTGTATATGAGAATTTTCCTTGAAGAAAGCCTTCCATATGAGCAACAAGCTTCTGATAATCTCACCCAGCCCATCTTCAAACATGCTGATGATGAACCAAATTTAGTTGATGAAGAAGATGGCCAAATACAGAAAACCACCATGCAAATCCAGGCTTTTAAGAATATTCCATCATTGCAGGATGTGCTTTGCTTGCTCAAAACcag CAAGACATTTTCACAAGCAGCAGTCGTTTCATTTTTTCAAAGTCTTGCTGATGGTGGGATAGAAGCTACGTTGCTG TATTTCTTAAAGGCTCGTTTTCAATTCAGTAAGAATCAGTTTGCTGATCTGATGCTAATTACTGGGATTGCAGGCACCATTTCACAG CTGCTTTTCATGCCCCTGATGGCAACTGCTATTGGAGAGGAAAAATTGCTTTCAATTGGGCTCCTAGTGGGATCTGCAAAT ATGTTCATTTACAGCATATCATGGTCAGCTTGG GTTCCTTATGTTGTTTCACTATTCTCTTCCGTTGCTATCTTTTCATATCCAACG GTACGCAGCATTGCCTCAAAACAGTTTGGTGCTAATGAGCAG GGGAAAGCTCTAGGATGTATTTCAGGCATAAGTTCCTTCGCCAACATAGTTTCTCCCTTGATTTTTAGCTCCTTGACAG CTTTATTTCTTTCTGAGAGAGCACCGATTAATTTCCCTGGCTTCAGTATTATGTGCGTTGGGCTAGCATTG ATGATCGCTTTCATTCAAAGTACCATGATAACAACTGCACCAGGTCAGAGAAATGGCAATAACAACGTTATGGAAAATTAG
- the LOC125424100 gene encoding 24-methylenesterol C-methyltransferase 2 translates to MDTYTLFFTASLIGIGLYWFLFVLGSAEQKGKHVVHLSSGSISAEKVLDNYNQYSSFFRRPKEILETAEDKVPAFVDTFYNLVTDIYEWGWGQSFHFSPSIPGKSHREATRLHEEMVVHLLGSKPGDRVLDAGCGVGGPMRAIAAHSGSNVVGITINEYQVKRARIHNKKAGLDGLCQVITGNFLSMPFDNDSFDAAYSIEATCHAPKLEEVYAEIFRVLKPGGMYVSYEWVTTELYDNGDEDQVEIVQGIERGDALPGLRSYRDIAEIARKVGFEVVKEKDLAKPPAKPWWSRLKMGKVAYWRNHILVTVLSWIGIAPQGTVDVHEMLCKTAVYLTKGGETGIFTPMYMILCRKPESSVNSS, encoded by the coding sequence ATGGATACTTACACTCTGTTTTTCACAGCTTCACTCATCGGAATCGGACTCTACTGGTTCCTATTCGTCCTCGGCTCCGCCGAACAGAAAGGGAAGCACGTCGTGCATCTCTCGAGCGGCTCCATCTCCGCTGAGAAAGTCCTCGACAATTACAACCAGTACTCCTCCTTCTTCCGCCGTCCCAAGGAGATCCTCGAAACCGCCGAAGACAAAGTCCCCGCCTTCGTCGACACCTTCTACAACTTAGTCACCGACATTTACGAATGGGGCTGGGGCCAATCCTTCCACTTCTCCCCCTCTATCCCCGGCAAATCGCACCGCGAAGCTACCCGCCTCCACGAAGAGATGGTCGTTCATCTTCTGGGCTCCAAACCTGGGGATCGAGTCCTCGATGCCGGTTGCGGTGTCGGTGGGCCAATGCGGGCCATCGCGGCCCACTCCGGCTCGAATGTGGTCGGTATCACTATCAACGAGTATCAAGTAAAAAGGGCTCGAATCCATAACAAGAAAGCCGGTCTCGATGGCCTCTGCCAGGTCATCACAGGGAACTTTCTGAGCATGCCGTTCGACAACGACAGCTTCGACGCGGCGTATTCGATCGAGGCCACTTGCCACGCTCCTAAGCTGGAGGAGGTGTATGCGGAAATCTTTAGGGTTTTGAAGCCTGGAGGTATGTACGTGTCGTACGAATGGGTTACGACGGAGTTGTATGACAATGGAGATGAGGATCAAGTGGAGATCGTACAGGGAATAGAGAGAGGAGATGCATTGCCTGGCCTCAGAAGCTACCGAGACATCGCGGAGATCGCGAGGAAAGTTGGGTTCGAGGTGGTGAAGGAGAAGGACTTGGCAAAGCCTCCGGCGAAGCCCTGGTGGTCGAGGTTGAAGATGGGGAAGGTGGCATACTGGAGGAACCACATTTTGGTAACTGTATTGTCTTGGATTGGAATTGCACCGCAAGGAACAGTGGATGTGCATGAAATGCTATGCAAGACTGCTGTATATCTGACTAAAGGTGGAGAGACTGGGATTTTCACTCCTATGTATATGATTCTTTGCAGAAAACCTGAGTCGTCTGTCAACTCTTCTTAG